GTGGAGAGCCATAATTTGCACCTCCATGCCGATAACTTCATCATCGAGCAAGGGTTCGACAACTACGATCCGATGAATGACCCTGCCAAGCTTAACTTGGTGGATTTGGTGGAGAGGAACACCATCGACATTCCGATCAGTGGTTGGGTGGTCAACAGATTCTTAGCCGACAATCCAGATCTGTTTCGACTAGAATGCATATTCTCTTGATCGAAAGTGCTGAGAATTGAAGGGGAGGGAACCGATAAAAAGTTTATGTGAAAGCCTCTCGAACCGGAGCCGGAGAGGAAGAAAGATttctataaaattaataatttaaaagataataaaattatttttttatcttctcattcacattatttttgtatataataacacatgtaattttttcCATCAACAAAATTGATGATGTGAGGAGAAttaggattaaatattttactttctagTAAATGTAGATATCCCAATATTactttttaaactatagagatcgGGATGTTAATTATAACTATTTACaaaaggtaatatgtaattagatcCTCTACCGCTAACGTTTGTCTCACATTCAACCATTAGAAGTGAGATCCAATAAATAGATACTATGATTAACTTagatttaatttatatatatatatatataatgataagtaattttagggttagattaatatttttatcatttaagaTAATAAGAagtttaataaataattaaattgagAAATTAATATTATCCATAagtcataaattatatatattagacTTATTagggataatattaaaaaaaaattgattaggtTTTCTACTTAAAAGGGccctatcttttttctttttttttctatttggccTTGCATGCGTGAAGTCATCCACTACCACACTATTACAGTGGATGTAGAGAGATTTGGATTGTTATATTAGAGTTATATGAGCCTAAATGCTCATGaaagatttatcttatatatatatatatatatatatatatatatattataataatatttgagCATGAGACATATTTGTATTTGGTTTTGGACTTAGGCTTATATGAGTTCTGAAAAGGGATGATATGCATGCATATTAAAATACATATGATAGAAAATTTTGAAACAAACATATGTTTATATTCTATGAATCTCTAACTACTATGATATTCATGCGATATTTATCTTCATCCTATTGATATTTATTCAATGGTGGATACTTATTTTAATCTTATGAATCCTTAACAACTTCTTTTACTGATAGAGAGATGCGATTCTTATTTAAGGGATATTCATCCTTATAAAAGTTTTGTAAACCCTCACATTTTAGCGATCACGAATGAACGAATCAAGAGTTGAGTgttcataattatcaagaatattAGGTGAGAGGCTTGAGTGAGAAGAGAATCCTCAAGAGAGAGATCCTACCCTATCCATTCTTTCCCTTTCCCTCCTCCCCATCACCTGACTTTATCTTCAACCGTTACATTCATGATAACTACCACACAATGCATGAACATTTCTACCATGCCATTCGCTTGACCACTGTTTCACCGTCCAATGCCAATAACATTATATCATTTTCAATTGTGTTAAGAGTTATTTGTGAGAAAAATATTTCCTGCCCTCAAAGGTTGAGTAATGTATTAATTTGAAAAACAGGATTGATGTAAACCTTTATTATATCTTATTTAAGACTAGCTTTAGACATACTTCATTTTCGACTTTTCACGTAGAATGAGTATTTTAACCTCTCTTAGTTTTCTTTgtctaattattttatatttatttatttaaatttattaaattattattcaaactaattaaaatataatcaagTTATGATTATGTAGATAAATTAATATCTTTATTACTACCCCTTGTCTTTCTCAAACTTGTTGACCTTATCACCTTTGATGACCCCTTGTCTTTCTTAGATGAAAAGAAAGATCAATAAAGAAAGGATACGATAGGAtttattttgcttttgatttaatAAGTAGtgtatttttctttcattttttcttCTGGTTAAACCTAAAATACAACTGTGGCTAATCCTCTCACGAACATCTCATCCCGTGCTCGATTGCATTTCTCTTCTCTTTAGCTTTTTGCTGTTGATTTTTGGCCTGTTTTGTTGACGAAGAATTAATTGCCTTCCTTGTGCCGTTAACTCTACACCGGTGCTTAGATTCCGGCGTCTGCTGCTTCCTCCACTATTGCATGCTAATTTTGACAccagaaaacaaaagagaaaacacgAATGTACAACAAAGGAGAAGAATTCTTATCATCATATGAAGCATACGGGACACTTGGAATTGTGCAAGACGTTGATGTTGACTAAACAAAGATAGATATTACCTCTTTATTGCAATTTGTAAGATCATAACCCCACAATGTTTGTTGGGAAAAGATTACATCTTTATTGCATTTGTATGATCATAACCCCACAGTTTCGGCTGGGAAAAAAGCCGAGACGTTGATGTTGACTGGGAAAAGAGACCCATAGGTCCTTCGTCCTCATCCATCAAAATACTTACAAGGAGGTGATGATGGTTACTCCATGAaatcatccatgtctaacttccCATAGACCCAACAAGGAACTCGGTGAACGTGTCCTTTCCTTTTTACCAAGGTTGTAAGTGAATAGTGAGGCAAGTCAATCTCTTTCGTTGACCAAGGCCATATTTGTTCCAACCCAATTGACACATAGATCCAATGCGCTGGTATTATTGTTAACTTAGGTTGAACATTTTGGATGCTCATTGAGCAGAATATGTGATGAAAGTTACATGAGACTATACATTAGTCCTCTTCGAATCTTCATCACACATGGGTACCACAATCTAGCTAAATAAATGAAGTGACGTCCAAAGAAATCGGATTTGGTATCATCGGGAACAATCAAACAGCCTTTGAGAACCACTCGCCTCCTCAACAATCAAACATCCAAAGTAGTGTTTCAGACGCAGTAAAAAGTTAGGAACATTTTCTATGTCCATCACACCAACACCATCATCGCTCTCGCTTCTTATCCGACAGATGTTTCAGCAGATCCGCAGTAAACTGCTCCAAGTTCTTGCTTGACGAACCAGTCGGAGTCACCGCACTCTTGACCGCCTTCTGAGCTCCCTCCATCTCCTTCCTCAGCGCACCGCCTACTTCTCCCATCAGGCTGTCGATTCTCCTCGACACTTCCGCTCCCCTCACCTCACCGATGCTTCCGACGTCGATCCCTATCCTCAGGTCCTCCACCACCAGCTTCCGGTTCGTTGGCTGGTCCGCCCTCACCGGGAAGCACAGCATCGGCACCCCGCACCACATGCTCTCCAGGatcgagttccacccgcagtgcgtCAGGAATCCGCCCACCGCCGGGTGCAGTAGGACTTGCTTCTGACGGCACCACGGCACCACCATCCCCCTCCCTTTGCATGCCTCGATGAACCCCTCGGGAAGTGGGCTGGCCTCCGAGCTTCCGCTTCCTGGCCGAATCACCCATATGAAGCTGAATTTGCTGCCGAGGACTCCGTAGGCGATCTCGTCCATGTCCCTCTTGCTAACCCGGGCGATGCTTCCGAACGAAATATAGAGCACGGAGCGCGGTGGCATGGAGTGGAGCCACTGCGAGCAATCCAGCTCGGGCCATAGGCTGGTCGCTGCCCCGCCTTCGCCGGAGGCGGGAACGATGGGCCCCACGGCGTAGAATGGCCGCTCCTGCTGCAGCGCCCCGATGACCTCTGCTTCGAGCTCCTGCACCGTGTTGCACAGCACGAAGTCGGCCCCCTTGGCCTCCTCGAATACCTTACCGACGTTCCTGAGCACCCGCCATGACGCCTCCGGCGAGTGAAAGAACGACACGAGGTCCGTCGGCTCGATGGACGGCACGCCGGGTATGTACATGATGGTATCCTTGCGAGTCTCTGTTCGGTCACCATGAAAAAACATGAAGGTCGATCGATCCATCACGAAGGTGAGTGTTCGTCGCAAAGGATGTATACCAACCTGTAGGAGAACCAAAGTGGCCATTTTCGACGAGGAGGTGCACGTGGTAGTAGATGGCGAAGACAAGCGCCGCCTCGGTCCAGAAGGAGACATAAGGCAGCCCAAACTTCTTGGCCAAGGTCGAAGGCCACACGTTGAAGGTGTCGGAGATGAGGACGTCGATAGGGGGCTCCGCGAGCAGGAGCTTCCGCATCAGCTCTTCGACATGGGAGGGGAGCAGGTGGTAGAAGGCATCGGAGAATTGATCCCGATGCAAGGTCCTATCGAAGGACACGGGCAGGCCGTCGCTCACGAGCTCGGAGCGGATGTCCATGCCCATCGAGCGGGCGTCGGCGAAGACCTCGTGGCCGTCAACGGACACGGCACCAGATGCGGCGCGCTGGTGGTGGAACGCCTCAGTGGTGACGAAGGTGACGATGAAGCCCCTGGCGGCGAGCTTGACAGCGAAGTTGGCGGCCGGCGTGAAGTGGCCTTGGAAGGACACGCTCACGAAGAGGGCGTGGTGCTTGGTGATTCCCTCCGAATCGGCCATTTTTCTTTTACTGTTTTTGCTGTGAAACCTTGCGGACGGTGACCACCTGCACATCACTCAATCCAacatattaaatataaatttcaAATTAGATTCTTTCGAGGATAAATTATTCAGAAAAATCTTCAATAATAAAGGTTCAATAGCGCCTTTGTATTTGGTTTTTAACTGGGCACCgttttatttaaaatatcaaaaatactcCCAAAATTGGTTTGATTCTTTTTATTCAATTGAGAAGCCTAATTCAAATCTGACCAATGGAAGGGCTGGTTCTGTTCGGTCATGATTGCGGTCTAGTTCAAATGGATTCGGGTTGGATAATGCAAAGCAAATTAAGTCAAGTTTGAGTCAAATGATAAATGATTTATATGATGGTTGCACCATACTAGTGTAATTGGCAATGATTAGCGATCCTCTCCCTCCTTTGCTCCTCTATAGTGGTGGCATCCTTCTCTCTCTAATGGCTATCAACTCCTCTACGATCTCCGACAAAGAATGACAATGACAAAGTCATATGTTTCTCTCCAGTATTTGTGAAAAGCGACGACATCTCCCCTGTTTGGTGGTGGCAAACTCTTATGCTGCTCTTTGATATTTGTGAATAGCGGTGGCATCCTCCTCTCTATAGTAATGACAAACTCATTTGCTCGTCTTCGATGGCGTACTCCTATGCTCCTCTCTGGTATTCACATCGGTAGCGACCTCATTACCTCTTTGGATACCAACGGCAATGTCTTTGTCGATGACGACATCCTCTCCTCCTCGACGATAAACTTCTCTTTTAAaacaaatgaatttttttttgaaacaatTGATCTCATTGATGCAAGTATGTGTGCTAATCTTATTGACATTGTGATACTCTTTACTGGTTTTCACATTGTATAAGGGCTTAATCAGTTTTTGGTAAAACAAGAGAAGATTGATAATCTAAAACTAAAAGAGGATTTTTATTGGTAAATTTTTTGTTATTGAGATATCAACGTGGTGGGTCTAGATTAGTAAACTTAGTGGAAGTATTCAAGAGAAGCATTGTTATATTTGCAAACCTTCTAGGATTATTATTGATAATTTTCTATTGTTCATATTGAGCTTTGAGCTAATTAATTCTTATTCTTAGTTACAATGAAGtgtgaaattatttataaatatagttTTCTCATAGAAGAAGTAATATTTGTTTTAGTGATTGTAGACTTTTGTTAGAGGGTTTACAATTCTTATCTCAATTGACGAAATTGGATAAACAACTACTGCATATTTTGccttatgaaaataatttataaaaattaaatatttagaaTAGTCACATTCTCAAACTTTTTTCCTATATTTGCTTAAACTTTAGATATAGATACAATGTCtcctatttataatatttaattttacatATAAACAAAATGACGTTCTTATATAGATCCCTTCAACTTGGGGGTAAGAAAGCATATCAAGGAGCTACCATAGATAATATATATCATAACTTTTGATTTATATTAATCATTATTAAGTTATTTAtaaataatgtatttttttttcaagTGTAAAGTCAAACATACCTCACTTCATCAACCCCTCCATCATCCACACCTGCCTCACTTCAACATCCAGTCCTATATTTCCCCCTCTTATGTCACCCCTTTAGTTGCCACCCCGTCACCTTCTATGTAATATATAGTTAATAATCATTGTTACACTAACCATTTTAGATGTTTTGTTTGTTAATCTATTGATGGGAATTGATGTGACATGATATATATTTCTCCTAAGTTGTGTCATCTTCATGTTCTTATAAGGACACATTTTTgtcatataataaatatttttaacaatTCTATGTGTTGATATACTCTATATAGTATTTTACAATATTGGATAGAGAGATCCACTTTTACTTTTGGCAGTGTCCCAATTAAGTTTAGGTCGAGCAATGTTACTATGATTTGGGAGTTCCCAACTGTAGATAAGTTATAGATGTTGAAGTAACAAGTTTGGGTTATATATTTGAGAAATACTTTAGAGATCAGCTTCCTAGTAAATAAAATATAGATATGATGTATAGGTTGGTGTTTAGTGATAATGATATTGACATTGTTGACTTTTGTTGATTATATattttacatatttttattttttggtcaAACAAACTATACTTTATCCCTCGTGTTACTATCTTATGTTGGTGATTCGTTTATAAACTATAACTGGGTGATGACTTTATATTCTTACTTTGTCATTAAGATTTCCAATGGGTATTTGTATAAAGAAGTAGAAGCTTCAGGGTGGCACcacgatgattgaatatttgagagGTTGTGCATCACTTTTGATTATAAGTCGAATATTATTTTTCTATGTACATATGAAAAGGTCAATACTGATAAGTTTTAATTCTTAATTTTGCTAAGCTTTTGATAGGTATGGCTATATATGTTTACATCATCCTATTATCCTAATCATCCATGGCTATAGAGATAAGTTCCATTAGTAATTAGAATATTATCAACTTAAGATTCGATAATTGAAAAAGAGATAATTATTAACTTAGGAGTTCATTTGGAAATACAGGCATATTCTTTATAACTATTATATATGCATGTTATGCAGATATATTAAGTGCTCACCCCAACCACTATTCAGTCTCATCAACTATCGcttaatattattgatatataataatttaaaatttttatttatatatttaaaatatattattcaataTATTAAACTATATATATGATATACTATCATGGATAAACTTTTAaataggatatttgatgtaatgtttatgtatgtccgtCACTTTTGGTATGTTTATTCTTTGTACAATatttagagggacggtcgaagacttaatagtctcattttagttaagttggtggccgctttaggcttgtaaataaatgttatgtcatatggacacgtgtgagagattttcgatctgtaatggaccattttaccctttgttgtgcaactattcagagcttgtaaagtctgtttgtaatttgcattgtctatgaagtgttttcagaaatgtttgtttgtggatcccaaatgagacattttctctaaccaattttctcttttgtgggtcctaagggacatgggaggcttcggggagactgacctttgcagacggacacgtaagggtgccgtaggacttaggcaaaaccagctaagtccgtgacagatggtattagagtgggacaagcactcatagaaacacttagcatgcaaacgtgggggacctagcggggttgcgttgagggcagtcagcacacgcacgaccgttttgGGGaagacgggcatggagatgtaaggaaaatgagtcgctcggaggagcgggcacctgacattgacattcagaggaatggccaacctttTGCACAAGAGGCACtatgagaacagacaagcttggaagaatgcggagctcacaaaggttgggatggctgagtttgagatatggctcaatgttgacaattatacttgatggtgctcaaggcaagcgaagcgcttggtaaaggatgagaccatccaaggtggaatgagttactcAACGACCGAAGGAGTTATGCATAGCTCATAGAGgcaagaggaattgctaactcaaagaattcgatactcatgcatgggcttgtatgcggacgatggaatgttcacggccatcccaaggcgaccgaaactcggcgctatagagcattgaaactttcttttcggcatatgaaggatacgtccgtaggaggctaaagtgtgcaacgagttcagcatgttgctaggccttgagtggtgcagcgggggctgtattaacgtggagtcgcaatctagcaagtgtgtttgtacGAGGtaaaacaatgcatagtttgttcagcagatcggagtagtccaaggggatggtggtctctgaaacgaagagagatgttgctccaatgtgacagttatccaggagggataagtctcggctctccagagggagaatcatgtgggacggacctcacatgttgaggaggagtacctcaacaaacaacaactccacaaagctcaatggattAAGAaatcggcgaggagtcgtcgcatgatctcgcttgagagaatgcattggtggatgcattgcgagatcaagtgggggagtgacccaaagcaatacaaatgaaggcacacttggagtcgatatggagatcagactcaagggagggcttgttgaatctcggattttgatgatgaagtcaattgttatttgttgtctaatgtatgtgttgagataagtgtgcaggattaactacgatgaaagtaagacatgcagcaggaattacgccggagtcatgacaatgatcacgttgggagttcgagggcTCGACGGAAATtcagacagtcgttggaggttctgcgggaacaaatccgagaagtccagaagcttgccaaaggagctcgtcagaacttgccaagtggatcgtcgcaatccaggagtttgtcggaagtccgcaggaggatcaccgagggttcatcggatgatcgacggaagttcgccggaagaagcgagtgacgcaccaaagcaagctacagaatatgtcttaggaaataatcgtagttagcactttgattaagttagaaatgggaggtgatcccattagcttaatcctggggcaattgggcccctgaagaactcaaattgggtcgaatggttcaacccattcggacccaggttgctgtgggaggtgcaaccgcccaggcagggaggtagcaccgcccaggctatgcctcccagcgagactgggcggtgcaaccgccccagccaagaggtgcaaccgcccagaggctcagtcttcgagctctgctaggcggtgcaaccgcctgagctcggtcctcgagctctggcagagaggtgcaaccgcccctaacagaggtggcaccgcccacaggctcagtcttcgagccctgccaagcggtgcaaccgctctagtcaggaggtgcaatcgcctgatcccggaattccaggatttgatcgttttgagctccaaatttgaactgggttggggcctataaataccccacccattcagcactgaagagacacaagacctacaccgaattcttgatcttttctgtgattctaagagctcaaatttgtgtaaagtccaaaagttctcctctttctgttcttcaagtcttgagttgtaaagagaggagagaaaggttctgtaagggttttctcctaagcccgtcaaaaggagtgaaactgtaaaagggcatttggccttcgcctattgaaggaaggcttctagttgacgtcggtgacctcgtcggtggaggaagccaaagtggagtaggtcaagactgatcgaaccactctaaatctctagtttgcttttattttgagcattttatcattactgcaaacctcctacatagctactactctctgcgcttttacgaacaagtttctaagttctgatctttccaaatctgcattcaaacgtaaatcggtgttttcgtacgatctttacattgcagcttacatttacgttttgattctatttataactgcaaactgtcttctgcgcttttacgaacgagtttctttgcagtttacgtttacattttgattcagtttttagacgcaaactgcacttagacgcaatctgcgcttagaagcAAACAACACTTAGACGCAAacagcgc
Above is a genomic segment from Musa acuminata AAA Group cultivar baxijiao chromosome BXJ3-4, Cavendish_Baxijiao_AAA, whole genome shotgun sequence containing:
- the LOC135634964 gene encoding UDP-glycosyltransferase 86A2-like, with translation MCRWSPSARFHSKNSKRKMADSEGITKHHALFVSVSFQGHFTPAANFAVKLAARGFIVTFVTTEAFHHQRAASGAVSVDGHEVFADARSMGMDIRSELVSDGLPVSFDRTLHRDQFSDAFYHLLPSHVEELMRKLLLAEPPIDVLISDTFNVWPSTLAKKFGLPYVSFWTEAALVFAIYYHVHLLVENGHFGSPTETRKDTIMYIPGVPSIEPTDLVSFFHSPEASWRVLRNVGKVFEEAKGADFVLCNTVQELEAEVIGALQQERPFYAVGPIVPASGEGGAATSLWPELDCSQWLHSMPPRSVLYISFGSIARVSKRDMDEIAYGVLGSKFSFIWVIRPGSGSSEASPLPEGFIEACKGRGMVVPWCRQKQVLLHPAVGGFLTHCGWNSILESMWCGVPMLCFPVRADQPTNRKLVVEDLRIGIDVGSIGEVRGAEVSRRIDSLMGEVGGALRKEMEGAQKAVKSAVTPTGSSSKNLEQFTADLLKHLSDKKRER